The following coding sequences lie in one Rhinolophus ferrumequinum isolate MPI-CBG mRhiFer1 chromosome 16, mRhiFer1_v1.p, whole genome shotgun sequence genomic window:
- the STOX1 gene encoding storkhead-box protein 1 isoform X2: protein MNPITQSQFIPLGEVLCCAISDMNAAQIVVTQESLLEHLMKHYPGIAVPSQDILYTTLGTLIKERKIYHTGEGYFIVTPQTYFITNTTPQENKRGPSHEKHAMPTCITYLVSVESCAELAKENAVPISHCRSCRCFPDMCSQDLKEPPAAAEMTRKGQKGLGESKSLVQNQAVSVSEENHICESTKPLPYTKDRDKGRKFGFSLFWRSMSRKEKSRTEHSSFSAQFPPEEWPVRDEDNLDNIPRDIEHEIIKRINPILTVDNLIKHTVLMQKYEEQKKYNSQGTSTDMLTVRHKYPSKEGVKKRQGQSAKPRRRGHSHRDRHRARSEGSDPPPGSVRLEKHLKLPATQPIPRIKSPNKAVVQKLLVENPSELGSHLIYKKRINNPFQGLSHRGSPITKGHNIQKTSGLKPSQIGPKGKPFQRSRSLDSSRMFEREAKQPCAEQCNDQLRAESIYMTDSTIKPISDGFRDHLLNYSQCSVLQNDSKSCSFRESMLTYEVYGRENEAIPKVLKKSYSHFDTSGEAKETQHVLPSTVSSSFDQASSACRLVDKTIHQFQNLGLLDYPVGANHLRQPERQDRDSEEKLTAFVQEAETVNLENEVLSDDDQALYQHKMEDDDGACSSLYLDEDDFSENDDLCQMLPSHIQYSLTGGSKWNHLGKQKVTERSLTEYNSKAHRFEPQVLKGNECYEPSGLPTNPGEHQNPNVSVESYGLISGTRSGFNYEEEPTIAKCVQASAPTDGNIFDYYSTREAISEIETPYDSVGDTGKEPASWSQSAQNQEMRRQFTQKLELFNPSHMPVLAQDIQHEHNHLEGAENSMAGDSGIDSPRTQSMASNNSVILDGLKRRQNFLQNFEGTKNSQTLTSNSLLQLTPVINV, encoded by the exons ATGAATCCAATAACCCAATCTCAGTTTATACCTTTGGGTGAAGTTCTTTGCTGTGCTATATCTGATATGAATGCCGCTCAGATTGTAGTAACACAGGAATCACTGTTGGAGCATTTGATGAAACATTATCCAG GCATCGCAGTTCCATCTCAAGATATTCTCTATACCACTCTGGGAACTCTGattaaagaaaggaagatttATCACACTGGAGAAGGGTACTTCATAGTTACCCCTCAGACATACTTCATCACAAATACAACCCCCCAAGAAAATAAGAGAGGTCCATCCCATGAAAAGCATGCGATGCCAACTTGCATCACATATCTGGTGAGCGTGGAGAGCTGTGCGGAGTTAGCCAAAGAAAATGCCGTCCCCATTTCCCATTGTCGGTCTTGCCGGTGTTTCCCTGATATGTGCTCTCAGGATCTAAAGGAACCACCAGCTGCTGCAGAAATGACTAGAAAAGGCCAAAAAGGTCTTGGGGAATCCAAATCTTTGGTACAGAATCAAGCAGTTTCAGTGTCTGAGGAGAATCACATCTGTGAGAGCACCAAACCTTTACCATACACAAAAGACAGAGACAAAGGCAGGAAGTTTGGCTTTAGTCTGTTCTGGCGTAGTATGTCCAGAAAGGAGAAGTCCAGAACAGAGCACAGCAGTTTCTCTGCCCAGTTCCCCCCAGAAGAGTGGCCTGTCCGAGATGAAGATAACTTGGACAATATCCCTCGAGACATTGAACATGAGATAATCAAACGAATTAATCCCATTCTGACTGTTGACAACTTAATCAAACATACTGTTCTCATGCAAAAATacgaagaacagaaaaaatataatagcCAGGGCACTTCCACTGATATGCTGACAGTCAGGCATAAATATCCTTCCAAAGAGGGAGTTAAGAAAAGGCAGGGCCAGTCTGCAAAGCCTCGAAGGCGGGGCCATTCTCACAGGGATAGGCACAGAGCGAGGAGTGAGGGGAGTGATCCTCCCCCAGGCAGCGTTAGACTGGAGAAACACCTCAAGCTCCCGGCTACGCAGCCCATTCCCAGAATTAAAAGCCCAAATAAAGCCGTAGTTCAGAAACTACTTGTTGAGAATCCATCAGAGCTGGGCTCCcatttgatttacaaaaaaagaatcaataatcCTTTCCAGGGTTTGTCTCACCGTGGGAGCCCAATAACCAAAGGGCACAACATCCAGAAGACCAGTGGTCTGAAACCCAGTCAGATTGGACCAAAAGGAAAGCCTTTCCAAAGGTCAAGGTCTTTGGATTCCTCACGAATGTTTGAGAGGGAAGCCAAGCAGCCATGTGCTGAACAATGTAATGATCAACTGAGAGCAGAATCCATTTATATGACTGACTCTACCATTAAACCTATCAGTGATGGCTTTAGAGATCACCTCTTAAATTACTCTCAATGTAGTGTTTTGCAGAATGATAGTAAAAGCTGTTCCTTTAGGGAAAGCATGTTGACATATGAGGTATATGGCAGAGAAAACGAAGCAATCCCTAAAGTCTTGAAGAAAAGTTATTCTCACTTCGACACATCAGGGGAGGCAAAAGAAACACAGCACGTCCTTCCATCAACGGTTTCCTCCTCTTTTGACCAAGCATCCTCTGCTTGTAGATTGGTTGATAAAACAATACACCAGTTCCAAAATCTTGGTCTTTTGGATTATCCAGTGGGTGCGAACCATTTGAGACAACCTGAGAGACAAGACAGAGACTCAGAGGAAAAACTAACGGCATTTGTCCAGGAAGCAGAGACTGTAAATCTAGAAAATGAAGTGCTTTCTGATGATGACCAAGCATTGTATCAACATAAAATGGAAGATGATGATGGCGCCTGCAGTTCATTATATCTAGATGAGGATGACTTTTCTGAGAACGATGATTTATGTCAAATGCTGCCTAGTCACATTCAGTATTCCTTGACAGGGGGAAGCAAGTGGAAtcatttaggaaaacaaaaggtGACTGAGAGATCTCTGACTGAATACAACAGTAAAGCACATAGATTTGAGCCTCAGGTGCTTAAGGGAAATGAATGTTACGAACCCTCTGGGTTGCCCACGAACCCAGGCGAACACCAAAACCCTAATGTCTCTGTTGAAAGCTATGGCCTCATTTCAGGGACCCGGTCCGGTTTTAACTATGAAGAGGAACCCACTATTGCTAAATGTGTACAGGCCTCAGCACCTACTGATGGAAATATATTTGATTACTACAGCACAAGAGAAGCCATTTCTGAGATTGAAACTCCGTATGACTCTGTTGGTGACACAGGAAAGGAACCAGCTAGCTGGAGTCAGAGTGCTCAGAATCAGGAAATGAGAAGACAGTTCACACAAAAGTTAGAACTTTTCAACCCTTCACATATGCCAGTGTTGGCCCAGGATATCCAACATGAGCACAATCATTTGGAAGGAGCAGAAAATAGCATGGCAGGAGATAGTGGGATAGATTCTCCACG gaCACAGAGCATGGCATCCAATAATTCAGTCATTCTGGATGGACTTAAAAGAAGACAGAATTTTCTGCAGAACTTTGAAGGCACAAAGAACAGTCAAACACTCACATCCAATTCCTTACTACAATTAACTCCAGTCATAAAcgtttaa